A segment of the Hemicordylus capensis ecotype Gifberg chromosome 6, rHemCap1.1.pri, whole genome shotgun sequence genome:
TTCTTGCTTTTAATATTAACTTGGTGAAATATAAAAAGATTCAATCAAAATTCAGAAAATTGCTCTTCTCCAATATCAAAGAACAGTACATTCTAAGAAACACAGAGCCTCTGCGAAAGATAGTCAATCAAATTTTAATGCTTTTATTCACcgagattgtttttatctgttttatgatatttaatagttttatattacctttatatatatatttgttttagctttgtacactacctagagatgtctatgtcaggcggtatagaaatatgataggtaggtaggtagatatgtTCCCATTTCCTGATTGCATTTCTCAGTAAATATGGGAATAATGAAAGACAGGCCAGCATTCTGACTAAGGAAACATCAATGCAGCAGTCTTGCATTCCATACtaaggaagcagcaggagggaaggacCCAGTCTCCCCTTCCTACCACAGCTGTCTGCAGCATgcaaaaataggtccctgagcATCAAGAACATGTTGTGGGGTGTGCAGGCAGCTGTAGATGGGAGGgtaaatccccacccccaccctttttgTGTGCTGGTGCAGCTATTGTCTGGAATATAACATGGCTGCAACATTGCTTCTTTAGTCAAGATGCTAGCCTATAATGCTAGCCTCTGTCTGTAATAACATCAAGACACACAGTAGGTGATATTGCTAGTTACTGAGAGGACTGGGGGAGATGTATGATGGATTCAAGTGCATCCTTGCAGATCCAACTAATGCATGGTCCTTATTAGTCAGGACATTAGCCATTTTCAGTAATGATGTTAAGAGGAGCGTATATTATGCATTATTGAAAGGCAGTGAGAGGACGTATAAAACTGAGTATGCATGTAAATCAAATGTGAGATGCCATCTACTCAGCTATAAAAATGTGTTTGTAAAtttttctgggtttttcctcTCTCTGTATATTTATTctggaaaagaaaatggaaaaccAGACCACAGTGACTTATTTTATTCTTTTGGGATTTTCATACAATCCACCGGTCCAGATgctcctcttcttcaccttttcatTGATATATATGGCAACGCTGCTGGGAAATATGATGATTATGATTGTGATAAGAAGCAACAGAAACCTCCACAgccccatgtacttcttcctgaGCCATCTGTCTTTTCTTGATATCTGCTATTCTTCAGTCACGGTGCCTAAGCTGCTCACAAATTTCTATGGAAGCAAGAGAATTTCATACAATGGCTGCATTGCCCAGGTGTTCTTCATCTTTCTGACAGGAACCACTGAAGCTTGCATTCTTGCAGCCATGGCTTTTGATCGATACACTGCCATATGCAAGCCCATGCATTATGTGCAAATCATGAACAGTGTATTTTGTAGATTGCTGGTGGGAAGTGCATGGGCAATAAGTAACCTATATTCAATGATAAATACATTATCCCTCTTAAAACTAGTGTTCTGTGGTCCAAGCATTATCGTGCATTTTAGCTGTGAACTCCCATCTCTACTTGCCTTATCTTGCACTGACACTTTTCTCAACAAGATTACATTTTTTATTACTGGTATTACAGTAGCAGGTTCTTCATTCATTGTTATTGTGGCATCCTATATCCAAATCATCTCTACAATCCTGAAGATGCATTCAGCAGCAGCCAAATGGCAAACCTTCTCCACATGTAGTTCCCACCTCAttgttgtggttttattttatggCACTGCCTTCTTTAGGTATTTGAGTCCAGCATCGACCTACTCAGCCATTGTGGATGAATTCTTTTCCATCCAATACTGCATTTCAACCCCAATGTTAAACCCCATTATTTACAGCCTAAAAACCAAGGAGGTGAAGGAAGCCATCAAGAAACTTATTGGGTACAAGTCACTGATGTCTGGCATTATGTATGATTAAGGAAATCAACAACTGATTGGAAGTGAGTTGTAAAACAAATGCATTGACTTAATTCACACCCTTGGATTTTTTAGCATTAGTACTCTGTAGTAATACAAGCTATAAAGAGTCAAGTTTgatttgtgtgtttttgtttctgcTACTTTATAAGCACAGAAGGAGAGGTGGCAGCAGTGACAGCCCAGGTTAGGAAAAGCTCACGACCGCCAAACCCAGAGGAGCGGCTGCTCTtgctcgtgtgtgtgtgggggggggggggcagaaagacCAGGCCTTCTCCCAGGCAGCCCACCCCATCTTCAGATTTCTTGCCGTCACtcgcctcccctctgcctcctccctccttctccaccataggattctttaaaaaaaatattattattattattattattattattattattatcttggcTTGCCTTGTGCAATGACAAAAGGCattgttttggaatggtgctCCACCCTGCTGGTAAATGTGTGCaagtacaattttttaaaagttctgttgTGTCACagatccccctctccctctgaaACCCCACTGGCCCAAAATTGAGGATGAAGAGGGGCCAGTGGATATGTTCCAGAGGTGGAatatggaagctccctgcctAGAAAAACCACTCTGATACGAACAGACTGGCAGAACCTCTTGTGGAACTGCGGACTGCCCTATGAAATCAGAGGGGAAGGTTGAGACCTGTAAATTGGACCAGTGTCTTGCAGGAAAAGGAAGCCTGAGTTTGAGTTTTCTCTAAGCCAGGCCGGTGAGCAGAAATGCTATTTTCGTGAGTCTGGGA
Coding sequences within it:
- the LOC128331156 gene encoding olfactory receptor 5A1-like, yielding MENQTTVTYFILLGFSYNPPVQMLLFFTFSLIYMATLLGNMMIMIVIRSNRNLHSPMYFFLSHLSFLDICYSSVTVPKLLTNFYGSKRISYNGCIAQVFFIFLTGTTEACILAAMAFDRYTAICKPMHYVQIMNSVFCRLLVGSAWAISNLYSMINTLSLLKLVFCGPSIIVHFSCELPSLLALSCTDTFLNKITFFITGITVAGSSFIVIVASYIQIISTILKMHSAAAKWQTFSTCSSHLIVVVLFYGTAFFRYLSPASTYSAIVDEFFSIQYCISTPMLNPIIYSLKTKEVKEAIKKLIGYKSLMSGIMYD